A stretch of Malus sylvestris chromosome 11, drMalSylv7.2, whole genome shotgun sequence DNA encodes these proteins:
- the LOC126589487 gene encoding leucine-rich repeat protein 1 isoform X1 produces the protein MWFPKPILLKSSLEPLTLLPLPRSPLDNAKQSKARQKGRKRKALQRRQPLAMAAASRFFFTLTLTLSVCLLPLVYANSEGDALYTFRRSLSDPDNLLQSWDPTLVNPCTWFHITCNQDNRVTRVDLGNSNLSGHLVPELGKLEHLQYLELYKNNIQGTIPAGLGNLKSLISLDLYNNNISGTIPPSLGKLKSLVFLRLNDNRLTGPIPRDLTGISSLKVVDVSNNNLCGTIPTSGPFEHIPLNNFENNHRLEGPELLGLASYDTNCS, from the exons aTGTGGTTTCCAAAACCGATCCTTCTGAAGTCTTCTCTTGAGCCATTGACTCTGCTACCTCTCCCTCGCTCCCCCCTAGACAACGCAAAACAGAGTAAGGCAAGgcaaaaaggaaggaaaagaaaagccCTACAGCGGCGTCAACCACTGGCCATGGCGGCGGCATCCAGGTTCTTCTTCActctaaccctaaccctaagcGTATGCCTCCTTCCGCTGGTGTATGCCAACTCCGAAGGCGACGCTTTGTACACGTTCCGGCGGAGCTTGTCGGATCCCGATAACCTGCTCCAGAGCTGGGATCCTACCCTCGTCAACCCTTGCACTTGGTTTCACATCACGTGCAACCAGGACAATCGCGTTACCCGAGT GGATTTAGGTAATTCAAACCTCTCTGGACATTTGGTACCTGAACTAGGAAAGCTTGAGCATCTTCAATATCT GGAGCTTTACAAAAATAACATTCAAGGAACTATTCCAGCTGGGCTTGGTAACCTGAAGAGCCTCATTAGCTTGGACTTATATAACAACAACATATCGGGGACCATTCCTCCGTCGTTGGGGAAATTGAAATCACTTGTGTTTTT GCGTCTCAATGACAATAGGTTAACTGGGCCAATCCCCAGGGATCTTACGGGTATTTCAAGCCTCAAAGTTGT GGATgtatcaaacaataatttatgtgGGACGATTCCTACCAGTGGACCATTTGAGCACATCCCCTTGAACAA CTTTGAGAACAACCATCGACTCGAAGGTCCAGAATTGTTGGGGCTTGCAAGTTACGATACAAACTGCTCGTAA
- the LOC126589487 gene encoding leucine-rich repeat protein 1 isoform X2: MWFPKPILLKSSLEPLTLLPLPRSPLDNAKQSKARQKGRKRKALQRRQPLAMAAASRFFFTLTLTLSVCLLPLVYANSEGDALYTFRRSLSDPDNLLQSWDPTLVNPCTWFHITCNQDNRVTRVDLGNSNLSGHLVPELGKLEHLQYLRLNDNRLTGPIPRDLTGISSLKVVDVSNNNLCGTIPTSGPFEHIPLNNFENNHRLEGPELLGLASYDTNCS, translated from the exons aTGTGGTTTCCAAAACCGATCCTTCTGAAGTCTTCTCTTGAGCCATTGACTCTGCTACCTCTCCCTCGCTCCCCCCTAGACAACGCAAAACAGAGTAAGGCAAGgcaaaaaggaaggaaaagaaaagccCTACAGCGGCGTCAACCACTGGCCATGGCGGCGGCATCCAGGTTCTTCTTCActctaaccctaaccctaagcGTATGCCTCCTTCCGCTGGTGTATGCCAACTCCGAAGGCGACGCTTTGTACACGTTCCGGCGGAGCTTGTCGGATCCCGATAACCTGCTCCAGAGCTGGGATCCTACCCTCGTCAACCCTTGCACTTGGTTTCACATCACGTGCAACCAGGACAATCGCGTTACCCGAGT GGATTTAGGTAATTCAAACCTCTCTGGACATTTGGTACCTGAACTAGGAAAGCTTGAGCATCTTCAATATCT GCGTCTCAATGACAATAGGTTAACTGGGCCAATCCCCAGGGATCTTACGGGTATTTCAAGCCTCAAAGTTGT GGATgtatcaaacaataatttatgtgGGACGATTCCTACCAGTGGACCATTTGAGCACATCCCCTTGAACAA CTTTGAGAACAACCATCGACTCGAAGGTCCAGAATTGTTGGGGCTTGCAAGTTACGATACAAACTGCTCGTAA